A window of Roseiflexus castenholzii DSM 13941 genomic DNA:
TTCTTCATGGTCATTCCCCTTCTGTCCCTACGGTATGTTGATGATCTGGGATGGTCGGCGGGCGCCGTGGGGTTGGTGCTGGCGATCCGGCAGTTGACGCAACAGGGGTTGACCGTCTTTGGTGGTGCGCTGGCAGATCGGTTCGGTGCGAAGGAGTTAATCGTCGTCGGGATGCTCATTCGTGCAATAAGTTTCAGCGCGATGGCGGTTGCGACGACGTATCCCTTCCTGATGATCAGCGCCATTCTGGCGGCGCTTGGCGGCGCCTTGTTCGATTCGCCTTCGTCGGCGGCGATGGTGGCGCTGACGCGCCCCGAAGAGCGCAATCGCTACTTTGCCGTGTTGGGCATTGTGCGCGGGCTGGGAATGTCGCTCGGTCCGCTGGTGGGCGCAGCGCTTTTGCGGGTTGATTTTGCCTTTGTTGCGCTTGCGGCTGGCGGGTGTTTCTTTGTTGCTTCTGGAATCACCTTCCTGTTGTTGCCGCCGGTGCGGGTTGCCGCCGAGCGCAGCGAGTTGCTGGCGGGCATTCTGATGGCGCTGCGCGACCGACGATTCATGGCGTTCAACGTTCTGTTGATGGGATACTGGTTTATGTGGGTGCAGTTGACCATCTCGCTCCCTCTGGCAGCGCGGGCGCTGGCGGGAACTTCCGATGCGGTCAGCTGGCTCTATGCGCTGAATGCGGGTATGAGCGTGCTTTTGCAGTATCCGGTTGTGCGCCTGGCGGAACGCTGGTTGCGCCCGCTTCCCGTGCTGATGTTTGGCATCGTGTTGATGGCGCTAGGGTTAGGAAGTGTTGTGTTTGCCGGCGCCATTGGCGCGCTGCTGGTGAGTGTGGCGCTCTTCTCGTTCGGCGCGCTGCTGGCGGCGCCTGGACAACAGACGGTTGCCGCCGATCTGGCGAACCCGGCAGCGCTCGGATCGTACTTCGGCGTCAGTGCGCTGGCGCTGGCGCTTGGTGGCGGCATCGGCAATTATGCGGGAGGGGCGCTCTATAGTTTGGGCCACGACATCAACTTCCCTGCGCTACCCTGGCTGGTTTGCCTGGGAGTGGGCATCGGTTCGGCAGCCGGGCTTGCGGCGCTCGACCGGCGCCTTGTACGGCGGGCAGAGTCAGGGGTTAGGGGTTAGACCGCTTGACTCAACCTTCGCCCTTGTAAACATTTCATTTTTGTTCGTCCGCGTATCCTTACACGTGCATTCATCGATATCCATATGCTGGAAGATACCAGGCACAGCGTAGCGCCGATGTGTCAGACTATCAATCAGAGCCTCTGGTCAGTCCAATCCGCCGCCGCAACTGGCGTGATATTGTGCGTTTTGCGCCCCTTACCGCTCACCCGCATATCGCGCTGGTCGTGTCGCGCCGTGGTCGGGTGATTTCGGTTATTCCGGCGAATGCACGGCGGGTGCTCTCGGATTATCTCGATT
This region includes:
- a CDS encoding MFS transporter, whose protein sequence is MTDAQISVTLSPVQRRHGAMVMLVITFLMWGGFFMVIPLLSLRYVDDLGWSAGAVGLVLAIRQLTQQGLTVFGGALADRFGAKELIVVGMLIRAISFSAMAVATTYPFLMISAILAALGGALFDSPSSAAMVALTRPEERNRYFAVLGIVRGLGMSLGPLVGAALLRVDFAFVALAAGGCFFVASGITFLLLPPVRVAAERSELLAGILMALRDRRFMAFNVLLMGYWFMWVQLTISLPLAARALAGTSDAVSWLYALNAGMSVLLQYPVVRLAERWLRPLPVLMFGIVLMALGLGSVVFAGAIGALLVSVALFSFGALLAAPGQQTVAADLANPAALGSYFGVSALALALGGGIGNYAGGALYSLGHDINFPALPWLVCLGVGIGSAAGLAALDRRLVRRAESGVRG